A single genomic interval of Mangifera indica cultivar Alphonso chromosome 5, CATAS_Mindica_2.1, whole genome shotgun sequence harbors:
- the LOC123215946 gene encoding ribosomal protein S14, mitochondrial-like, with translation MALTRQNIFSMTSQSMNFWRTMSTVTEKRNIEDHKRRLLSAKYELRRKLYKALHRDTDLPSEIREKFLCKLSQLPRNSSFTRVRNRCIFTGRPRAVYEKFRMSRIVFRSLASQGLLNGIKKASW, from the exons ATGGCTCTCACTCGACAAAACATCTTCAGTATGACTTCTCAGTCCATGAACTTCTG GAGGACAATGAGTACGGTTACGGAGAAGCGAAATATAGAGGACCACAAACGTAGATTGCTTTCTGCTAAATATGAATTGAGGCGAAAGCTTTACAAGGCTCTTCACAGAGATACCGATCTTCCTTCTGAGATCCGAGAGAAATTTCTCTGTAAGTTGTCTCAGTTGCCGAGAAACAGTTCCTTCACTCGTGTAAGAAACCGATGCATTTTCACTGGTCGACCTCGTGCCGTGTACGAGAAATTTCGAATGTCTCGTATTGTTTTTCGTAGTTTAGCATCTCAAGGTCTTTTGAATGGCATCAAGAAGGCATCTTGGTAG